GAAAGATGCCTTTTTTTACTTCACAGGAGGGAaactgtttaaagtttaaagaaagccaataaaacagtttttgaatttaaatataatttttgtgttgattctatATTCATTCCATGgtttaataatataaataaatatctgtgtgtgcaaacatctgtctatgtgtatgtatgtatgtgtatgtgtgtatatatatatatatatatatgtatatgtgtatatatgtacatatatgtatatgtacatatatgtatatgtgtgtgtacatatatatgtacatatatatatatatttgtacacacacacacattttacagcTTCATTTTGATCtcaatattattaaatatgttttattgaaAACTATCTTGTATAATCCAGTTAgacatatttaattaattaattatttatttatgtacaaatCTTGGTCTGTTGTGTATCTTTTTATCACTTTTGGACAAATCCTCCTCAGTGTTACAAACCAGACCTTTAAATCAGACTGAAAGTAATCTGATTATTGATAAGTCCTCATTGTCGTTTTTTAGGACACTGCTTTGACTTATTCCATTCATttggttctgcttcattaggaccaggttttggtctctatggggactactggtcctgacaatgaCAGGAAACGTTCTAAAGaggtaaaacacacacgtgtatgatgatgataaacGTGGAGCTTTAAGTGGGCGGATCCTGGTTACCCTGGTATCAGTGGGCGTGTTCATATGATGATAGTGAACGACGctgctgtgatgatgaagatctgacgctgctcctcctcttctttctcctcctcgttCCCGCGCAGGGAGCGCGCTGCGCGGCCGTGGAGGCGTGACGCGCCGGAACCGCATCTCCACGATGACAGGTAGGTCCGAACCTCGTCCTGCGGTGTTTGCACGGCTTGGCATGCCTCGGTTTCGGTTCGGTtcggttttttgttttttttattacactcCGTGTTCATGCTCGGTTTCGGCTGCGGCCCAtttctctccctcgctctttctctctctggagACATGAGCATCACGCTCCGTCACACTAAACCGAGCCGTGCCGGATCGCACCGGGTCATAAAAGCGCGGATGCTCCACAGCTTCATTATCCCGGGATTAGAGGCAGGGTAACTGGGTGAGTGATAGGAGGCCAAACCGAGccgagccagagagagagaggccaggGAGCGGTGCTAGtccagatgagagagagagagaagatgataaagatgaaaaaccttatttaaaatcaaatcaaataaatcacatgAAAAAAGCCTCTCATCTGCTCTGAACGTTTCTGTCTTACCTTCACCTCCATCTCCACACCTCCCACCTGCTCCTGAATCAGACCTGGATTACTGTTAGCATGTCACTCGCTCAAATATCATTAATTCTTAATGATGACTCGGCATAAATCAGTCTACATCAAAAAATGTGAACCTCTCTGGATTTTGTCGTGTTTTTGTCGCTGTGTCTTTCTGCTCTGTTCCAGCTTCTTAGGTCAAAGGGAGCTTTTTCCACTACTATGCAGCTCTAGCACGGCTCGGCTCGTTTGTTTTTGAACTTTCCATTAGTGATGgtacctgggtttttttttggtaccggtgctaaaatgtgacatcaacagacgtccgacacaagaatctaagtcaacaatgtccaactgtagatcagttaaaaaggctTAAAATACTATTTACACTAATactaattataatataattcaaAAGTCTACTTATAATACAAAAATCTAtgtatagttccaaaatctacttataattcgaaaatttaattaaaattaaaaaatctacttattataattccaaaatctacatatagttctaaaatctacttataattccaaaatctacttatagttccaaaatctacttattataattccaaaatctacatatagttctaaaatctacttataattccaaaatctacttattgttccaaaatctacttatcataattccaaaatctaaatataattccaaaatctacttataattacaaaatctacttatagttccagaatctacttataattcgaaaatctatttaaaattctaaaatctacttattataattccaaaatctactcataattctaaaatctacttatagttccaataTCTACTTATATTTTCAAAATCTATTTAtgattccaaaatctacttgtattccaaaatctacttataattccaaagaTTGTttagattaattgattataaaatgattTGATGATTGAATCAATTAATCCTTTTAGCCCTattttgtcttttcctctcatcatcaccaccagggggcgtctCAGTTAGAATAGAATGGGAACCACTTCTGctcattttcctgaggagttaatgacCTCAATCCACTAGCGTTGGATCTTGTTTTCTAGAATATGACGTCGATTTTGTAAATTCTGTCCCTGGGGACATCTGTGATGCCACACGTGAATCTCAAAGGTCCTGTTCCTTTAACTCGACCGTCCACTTGTCCTCTGTGGTCTTCAGGTCCTCCTGACGGACCCTACGTCCTCTGACGACCATGGACCCTGAGATCCTGCCGGACCCCGgctccaggaccaggaccaggatggAGCCCAGAACGTTAGCGTGTAGACAAACACTCGGCGCGATCCTGCTGGTGACTTGCACGCTGGTTTCCATGGTAACGTCCAGTTCACCTGCCGCAGGTGAGATGTCTTAGATGCTGACCTCTGCAGATGTAACAGGCatggtgacctctgacctctgtgtgacAGCAGCTCATGTCCAATCTGCAGTGGATTTAGTGCAGGTCAGGGTCAAAGGTTGAGGCAGTGACCGGTTGCCTCTTGGGCAAAGAAGGAACCATGgccttaaagggacagtgcaggtttttttgtgtgtgggtgtttgagGTACTGACTCATAGCACTggctgtgctgtgagcgccccctataTGTGAGAAAGAAGCTTAATCTCAGTAAAAATATCTACTAAGAATATGTGTCATCTCAGgaaactctcacacaccaaacctccttgagaaaatcagtgatttaacatcacaccacacaggagtcgttgatccactgtcTGACTCCATCAGTTCATTTAAATCTGTCATTTTGggatttctgtgtttgaaattcttagGTTGGATTTAGCTcggtgacacaaactgaccagaTTAGACAGCAGTACACCGGCAGCTCCTGTATCcccatatctatctatctatctatctatctatctatctatctatctatctatctatcgtccgtccctctgtgtgtttgagggCGTTGTCTGTTGAATGCCAATGACTCGTCTCCATTCGGCACGTGACGCTGCCGCAAAGCACGGCGTCGCCACGGCAACAAGGCTCCAGATGAAAGAAACCCAGTCAAGgctgagagagagtgtgtgtgtgtgaccaaaaGACAAATAGGTTTAAAGTGACTGCAGCaagaaacagaggaggagtTAAACCTCAGTCTGTGTTGTGATATAATATTctgtacatactgtgtgtgtgtgtgtaggctagTGTCAAAATCAACAATATACTATTAATGATAAAAATTCTGAAGTATTTATTTTAGGAAacaatgatttttcttttttcctaatCAGTTAAAATCATACTATTCTTATATTTTACATATGTGCTTATTAACATACTAGCACTTCCTTTGTCCACTCTCTGTCCACTTCTCATGTGattttatgaaaatgtcataaaaattgGATCATTAGTGCACACATAATTTCTGCtgccagtaggtggcactgTAGCTATGTCAAGTGTAGACCAGTAGGTTCTCAGATTTGGTCAGGCTTCTCTCATTGGTCAGAGTGTTCTTTGATCAGGATCTTCTCTTGGGTAAGAGTCCTCTCCTTGATTCAAGTCTCTTCGGCTTTTCTCCCACAGGTGCGCTGGACCTCAACAGGACGGCGGAGCCCTTGTCACCGCCGTCAACATCACCATCTTCCTCAACCACCAGTCCGCCCGATGACTCTGGTTACCATGGTAATGGTGGTGGCGCAGGCGGACTTCAGGAAGACTTGGATTCTGGTGCTCAGGGAATCCACCTCCTCCTGAGACCCCCTGACCTCCTGTCCCCCAGtctccccccacccctcccccctCACACCCAGACTATCATCACCCCTCCTCCTTCCTGGGAGCAGGGCCCTTCCCTGGAGGAGGCCTGGGGCTCTGGAGACTACCTGGAGACTTTGTCCTTCATGGTGCCTGACGGTGAGGAGCTAGCCCTGGCCACGTCACTGCCCAGCCACCCCTATGACGATGATGCTGTTGGGGACTGGGTCTCCTATGACACTGCCTTCCCTGCCCGCCCCATTCTCCCCCTCTCcacccctctccccctctccccctcctcctccactcccaGCTTCCCCCTTCATACTCGTCCGACCCACCCGGATGTCTTCCCCACCTGGGACGAGGACTACGACCAGGAGGATATGACGCCTTTGGAGCCGACAGAAGTGCTGCTGCCAGACATGAACAGTCTTGAGTACTACAGCAACCTAGTGGCCAAGGAGcgggagcgagagagggagagagagagggaacgaaagaaggagaaagagaatgaaagagagagagagaggggaacagACCAGGATCAGGTCAACCAGACAACACAAACTCAAACCCCACCTCCATTTCCATCCCCTAGCTCGAGTTCTCCTCCAGATCAGAAACCAGAGCATCCTCTGGAGGGGCCAACTCCTCCCCTCACACTCTCACCAACCCTCACAGGTAAGAAGAAACCACCTGCTCCAGCAACCACCTTCAAACCCATCTCCACCCCGCCTACTGTTCCAAAACCTAAAGACCACATTCCAGTCTCTGGCAGATACCCTCACCACCCCCCTTCCAACACCACTGGCCGGGTACCTCCGCCTCCCCTGCTGGGGCCACCCAGCCATCCTGACAAAACAGAAAGTCCTGTGGGGGTCACAGAAAAACCAGCACAGGTTCCACCAACAAGGGTTACCACCACTAGTGCCAAGCCGACAACCACCACTGCCACCAAGGCCACCACCACTACCaaggccaccaccaccacgaccCAAATCACAGCCATCAGCCTGACTAGAGCACCCCCCGTCACTACACCCAGAGTGGTGCAGGCCCCGCCCACCCGGCAGTACTTGTGTAACATCACCAAGCCAGAGATGTACTTGGTCAGAGTAGGTAAGATGTgcctgtgtcatgtgacaggacGAGTTTCTGAATGACCTTAATTAACCTGAGCATGTTTTAATCTGTCCAGTCAGCTCCAAAGGTTCAATGGCGGGTTTCAGTCAAGTCCGAGATCTtctgaagagagagttcaaccGAACTGTGGAGCTTCAGGTAAATACACAAGGTCTTTGGGTCACGTGAAGACATGACTTTTGTCATATGATTATGTTCAAAGGATGAATATGTAAGTTAATGTTTACACGCATACATTCACATGACTACATGTCACTTTGTCTCCAACCAACAACAGAATGAAGTAAGTTTGACTTGAacctttgattgacagctgtctGTCTCCTTCTCAGTTCCTCAGATCTCCGTCCAGCTTCGCCTTTCGCGTCGTATCGGGACCGCTGGTCTTCACCGCCATTGCCGTAATCAATGCCCTGCGCCACCCTCCGCGCTCATTCGGTCCCATTCCCTCGGTGTCGACGCTCTACTCCGTGCCCGACCTCAGGTACCAGATCCACTCTGTGCTGCAGTTTGTCCCGGCCCACGTCGATGTCCGAGTCTGTAACTTCAGCGAACGGGTGGAGAGAGGGCTGATGATGGCATACACCGAGACACGGAGGCGGTCTCATGAGACAGGAAACATCACCATACAGGTGAGCGTGTTACCTGTCTACCGATATCACTCCAAAATTCTCTGTGTATAgggttttatatttttatctgtccaatatctgatccagttattttgaccagtatcggaccgataccgatgCTAAGTCTTGTATCAGCACATCCCTAAAAAGTACCCAAACTTCATGTCCGCGTCTTGTCCAGCTGTTGAACATCACCATGGGCGTGTCCCGGCTGGCCGCTGAGCAGAAGGTTCCAGTCGACATCTCGTTTGCTGTACGTGATGGGCGGGGCTATGTcccagggtcagaggtcagcgaaCACCTGAGGAAGCTCAGCGTGGTCGAGTTCAGCTTCCTCGTGGGGTTTCCTGTCATCCAGGTCGCGGAACGTACGTTTATTGACATTGAATTTGCATTTGCAGGACACGTGTGTTTTTGAACATGTTAAAAATGTAGCATGTGTGCTAAGCGTGTCCTCGTCCACAGCCTTCCACTACCCTGAGCTGAACACGTCTCACCAGCTGCGCTCCACCTGGGTCCGTACAGGTGAGAACACTTTAGACATAAGACATATGGACAGGACAGGGTGCTAATCTTAGCTTTAGCTTCAGGAGAGCAGGGACAGGTTGTCTTAACTTGAATAATCATGAATGATCTTGGAACCACAGTTGAGCATGAACCATTAGTGTAATATCTCTGGTCAGAGGACAGTAGGACAGTGTCTCCATGTCTCTGTGTTCTCAGTTCTTCTGGGTGTCCAGGATCAGCTCGTGGCTCAGAGAAGCTTTAAAGCTCATCTGGAAAGACGCctggctctgctgctggaggagggaCTGCAGGAGGCCAGCAGGAGGCGCTGGAGAAGAGCAACAGCAGTGGGCAACAGTAGCCTGCAGGTACAGTTTATTCACATCAGCACAGAGCACTGTAAACGTGTTACCTTTCTGGTATCGTAGCACGTTTCATTGACTTTTCATGTCTTAGGTGGTGAGGGTTGTGAAGATGTTAGgtgcacagcaccccctggaggtcttttattttgtggaGGGTCCAAGAGGCGAGCGAGTCCCAGCTGAGACGACGGCCGCCACCTTGAATCACCTGGACCTGCAAAGAGCTGCCATTGTCCTGGGACACAGAATCCAGAGACCGCTGGCCCAACGTGAgtcacaaatgtgttgtaatATGATCGATTACATTTTACAAATATGGTTCTGATTGTCTCTCGCCTGTCTCTTTCTTGTGTCCAGCCGTGGAGACACTGTCTGTCCCTCCAGCAGAGactcagagcagcagcatctgGCTGATTGTGGGAGTGGTTGTCCCTGTCCTGCTCgccgtcttcatcatcatcatcctctacTGGAAACTCTGTGGCTCAGAGAAACTTGAGTTCCAACCGGATGCCATCAACACAAtccagcagagacagaaggTCAGGGGGCAAAATTAAACTGTCCTTCGTTAGCTAATGGGTGTGTCCTTTGTTAGtttacagatttacagattTGTCAGCTGAGAGATGTTGTTTGTAAGCTGACTGTTGTGTCCTCTTGTAGTTGACAGACTTGTCCTCCATTGGCTAACAGAAGTTTTCTCAGGGACCTCTGTTAGTCCTCTGTTAACTCCGTTAGCTAACAGACATGTCTTCTCTTAGCTTCAGGCTCCTAGCGTGAAGGGCTTTGACTTTGCAAAGCTCCACCTTGGTCAGCACAGTAAAGATGACATCATGGTGATCCAGGAACCAGGGCCGCTGCCTGCCCCTGTCAAAGAGGCCACGCCCTCTGACGGTGGAGACCTCAACACTCCCAAATCTAAAGGATCGTCCACTAAGGCGGGCCGGTCCAGCCGCCGCAGGGGAAGGTCAGACATGTTTTGTTCTCCTGTGATGTCTACTGCTCTCAGTGCCACAGAATTTACAAGTTGACACAACTCAAACATCTCCTCTCAGGCTCAGCCCATCAGATGGTGACTCGTTAGGTAGCGACCAATCCAGCGGAAGAGAGTCAGCAGAGGAAAGCACCAGACCTGTGGCCACACCCAGTGAAGGGAAACAACACAGGAAGACGCCTAAAAATGGTGAGAAACATGGTGTCCATGGCTGTGttattgactgattgattgatattGAGCTCCAAGGTTTGACGTTACCTGTCTTTTCTGTTTCATGTCTCTGGAATAAAGGGAGGAGCAAGATAGGTATGTTTACCttccatcatcaccatcatgatcatcaccatcatcacctgtGTCTGAGGTAAAACACAGTTCTCTTCCTCCGGCAGCTCACTCAGGCAGCGGTCCGGACGAGCTCCTCTCCTCGTCCTCCATCTTTGACCACGTCGACCGCCTCTCTCGAGGCTCGTCTGATGGCACCCGGCGGCAGGCCAACAAAGTGCAGCTGATTGCCATGCAGCCACGACCGAGTCCGCCACCACAGCAAATGCCACCACAACTGAGCCCTACACTCACAGAGAAGGTCAACACAGAGGTGAGACGATCATGAAATGAAAACTCTATTCACCCTAAGGACGTCTGACATCATGGTCCTTTGTCATTCTGCAGGTGGCCCTCAGACACAAGTCAGAGATCGAGCATCACAGGAACAAACTCAGACAGCGTGCTAAGAGACGGGGTCAGTGTGAGTTTCCCTCAATGGACGACATCATGGATGCCTTTGGAGACGGACCAGTCCAGAGTGAAGTAGCCCAGCGACTCTACAGCTCCGCCCATGACCACATGGACTGTATTCTGCAGGCCGACTCCCACTCACCACCTACCTTCGCCGACTCCAGGAAGAGGTTAGTGCAACAGGCCATGAGAAGT
This Solea solea chromosome 3, fSolSol10.1, whole genome shotgun sequence DNA region includes the following protein-coding sequences:
- the si:dkeyp-27e10.3 gene encoding UPF0606 protein KIAA1549 isoform X1, yielding MDPEILPDPGSRTRTRMEPRTLACRQTLGAILLVTCTLVSMVTSSSPAAGALDLNRTAEPLSPPSTSPSSSTTSPPDDSGYHGNGGGAGGLQEDLDSGAQGIHLLLRPPDLLSPSLPPPLPPHTQTIITPPPSWEQGPSLEEAWGSGDYLETLSFMVPDGEELALATSLPSHPYDDDAVGDWVSYDTAFPARPILPLSTPLPLSPSSSTPSFPLHTRPTHPDVFPTWDEDYDQEDMTPLEPTEVLLPDMNSLEYYSNLVAKERERERERERERKKEKENERERERGTDQDQVNQTTQTQTPPPFPSPSSSSPPDQKPEHPLEGPTPPLTLSPTLTGKKKPPAPATTFKPISTPPTVPKPKDHIPVSGRYPHHPPSNTTGRVPPPPLLGPPSHPDKTESPVGVTEKPAQVPPTRVTTTSAKPTTTTATKATTTTKATTTTTQITAISLTRAPPVTTPRVVQAPPTRQYLCNITKPEMYLVRVVSSKGSMAGFSQVRDLLKREFNRTVELQFLRSPSSFAFRVVSGPLVFTAIAVINALRHPPRSFGPIPSVSTLYSVPDLRYQIHSVLQFVPAHVDVRVCNFSERVERGLMMAYTETRRRSHETGNITIQLLNITMGVSRLAAEQKVPVDISFAVRDGRGYVPGSEVSEHLRKLSVVEFSFLVGFPVIQVAEPFHYPELNTSHQLRSTWVRTVLLGVQDQLVAQRSFKAHLERRLALLLEEGLQEASRRRWRRATAVGNSSLQVVRVVKMLGAQHPLEVFYFVEGPRGERVPAETTAATLNHLDLQRAAIVLGHRIQRPLAQPVETLSVPPAETQSSSIWLIVGVVVPVLLAVFIIIILYWKLCGSEKLEFQPDAINTIQQRQKLQAPSVKGFDFAKLHLGQHSKDDIMVIQEPGPLPAPVKEATPSDGGDLNTPKSKGSSTKAGRSSRRRGRLSPSDGDSLGSDQSSGRESAEESTRPVATPSEGKQHRKTPKNGRSKIAHSGSGPDELLSSSSIFDHVDRLSRGSSDGTRRQANKVQLIAMQPRPSPPPQQMPPQLSPTLTEKVNTEVALRHKSEIEHHRNKLRQRAKRRGQCEFPSMDDIMDAFGDGPVQSEVAQRLYSSAHDHMDCILQADSHSPPTFADSRKRGRRSPHGRRGHPGPGSLPDTDRDRLLTDQNATYRKYPGLNNVAYMSDPDLPPDQGSPSPTDEVFDSAPAPPPYMPPQPSIEEARQQMHSLLDDAFALVSPSSQGSAGVSGVSPAWPSPYPLACPPGRQWDPYSAAPSQSPFSARYAELGMSPTSIQGLLQRQGLSSGGYVPTGDQLQESVYSNRGQYEDPPSSSRPRPVGGSTGAQLHHLTQVGLSSQIRAYPVVGRSMSGPTGSSWNQQHSDQDLSRPGDSRESVLSFPEFSSSSVFQMPSSSLRDPSAPPLLLTSPTPEYPPEDASPSAHTSASLIKAIREELRRLAQKQAAVTSYS
- the si:dkeyp-27e10.3 gene encoding UPF0606 protein KIAA1549 isoform X2, with product MDPEILPDPGSRTRTRMEPRTLACRQTLGAILLVTCTLVSMVTSSSPAAGALDLNRTAEPLSPPSTSPSSSTTSPPDDSGYHGNGGGAGGLQEDLDSGAQGIHLLLRPPDLLSPSLPPPLPPHTQTIITPPPSWEQGPSLEEAWGSGDYLETLSFMVPDGEELALATSLPSHPYDDDAVGDWVSYDTAFPARPILPLSTPLPLSPSSSTPSFPLHTRPTHPDVFPTWDEDYDQEDMTPLEPTEVLLPDMNSLEYYSNLVAKERERERERERERKKEKENERERERGTDQDQVNQTTQTQTPPPFPSPSSSSPPDQKPEHPLEGPTPPLTLSPTLTGKKKPPAPATTFKPISTPPTVPKPKDHIPVSGRYPHHPPSNTTGRVPPPPLLGPPSHPDKTESPVGVTEKPAQVPPTRVTTTSAKPTTTTATKATTTTKATTTTTQITAISLTRAPPVTTPRVVQAPPTRQYLCNITKPEMYLVRVVSSKGSMAGFSQVRDLLKREFNRTVELQFLRSPSSFAFRVVSGPLVFTAIAVINALRHPPRSFGPIPSVSTLYSVPDLRYQIHSVLQFVPAHVDVRVCNFSERVERGLMMAYTETRRRSHETGNITIQLLNITMGVSRLAAEQKVPVDISFAVRDGRGYVPGSEVSEHLRKLSVVEFSFLVGFPVIQVAEPFHYPELNTSHQLRSTWVRTVLLGVQDQLVAQRSFKAHLERRLALLLEEGLQEASRRRWRRATAVGNSSLQVVRVVKMLGAQHPLEVFYFVEGPRGERVPAETTAATLNHLDLQRAAIVLGHRIQRPLAQPVETLSVPPAETQSSSIWLIVGVVVPVLLAVFIIIILYWKLCGSEKLEFQPDAINTIQQRQKLQAPSVKGFDFAKLHLGQHSKDDIMVIQEPGPLPAPVKEATPSDGGDLNTPKSKGSSTKAGRSSRRRGRLSPSDGDSLGSDQSSGRESAEESTRPVATPSEGKQHRKTPKNGRSKIAHSGSGPDELLSSSSIFDHVDRLSRGSSDGTRRQANKVQLIAMQPRPSPPPQQMPPQLSPTLTEKVNTEVALRHKSEIEHHRNKLRQRAKRRGQCEFPSMDDIMDAFGDGPVQSEVAQRLYSSAHDHMDCILQADSHSPPTFADSRKRGRRSPHGRRGHPGPGSLPDTDRDRLLTDQNATYRKYPGLNNVAYMSDPDLPPDQGSPSPTDEVFDSAPAPPPYMPPQPSIEEARQQMHSLLDDAFALVSPSSQGSAGVSGRYAELGMSPTSIQGLLQRQGLSSGGYVPTGDQLQESVYSNRGQYEDPPSSSRPRPVGGSTGAQLHHLTQVGLSSQIRAYPVVGRSMSGPTGSSWNQQHSDQDLSRPGDSRESVLSFPEFSSSSVFQMPSSSLRDPSAPPLLLTSPTPEYPPEDASPSAHTSASLIKAIREELRRLAQKQAAVTSYS